The following are encoded together in the Lathyrus oleraceus cultivar Zhongwan6 chromosome 3, CAAS_Psat_ZW6_1.0, whole genome shotgun sequence genome:
- the LOC127126414 gene encoding mitochondrial fission 1 protein A translates to MDATIGSLIESIGNFFTGGDQIPWCDRDVISGCEREVAEASDGDSDERKNESIMRLSWALVHSRQKEDIQRGVAMLETSLGNDKSPLHQREKLYLLAVGYYRTNDYARSRQLLEQCLEIAPDWRQALSLKKAVEDRIAKDGVIGIGITATVVGLVVGGVATALARRN, encoded by the exons ATGGACGCAACAATCGGAAGCCTCATTGAATCCATAGGAAACTTCTTCACCGGCGGCGATCAGATCCCCTGGTGCGACCGTGATGTTATCTCT GGCTGTGAAAGAGAAGTTGCAGAAGCTTCTGATGGTGACTCTGATGAGCGGAAGAATGAGAGCATAATGAGGTTGTCATGGGCACTTGTTCATTCAAGGCAAAAAGAAGACATTCAGCGCGGGGTCGCCATGCTTGAAA CTTCTTTGGGCAATGATAAAAGTCCTTTACATCAAAGAGAGAAGCTTTATCTTCTTGCTGTTGGGTACTACAGGACTAATGATTATGCTAGGAGTCGGCAGCTTCTGGAGCAATGTTTGGAG ATTGCACCTGATTGGAGGCAGGCATTGTCGCTCAAGAAAGCAGTCGAAGATCGAATTGCAAAGG ATGGTGTAATAGGAATTGGCATCACTGCAACAGTTGTGGGACTTGTAGTTGGTGGCGTTGCTACAGCATTGGCACGAAGGAATTGA